GGATCCCACACGAATGCTCCAGATTGTGGATGTGAATGTTCGAGCCCTTACCGAACTCAGCTACGCCTGTCTGCCTGATATGATGAACCGAGGCACCGGGCTGATTCTCAACGTCGCCTCCATCGTGAGTTTCCAGCCGGTCACGTATATGGCGGTCTATGCGGCGTCCAAAGCTTACGTGCTTCACCTGAGTGAAGCTCTTGCGGAAGAGGCTGCGGGTTCGGGCGTGCGTGTGACGGCACTCTGTCCGGGGACGACGAAGACGGAGTTCTTCGATTCCGCGGGAGCCGATGGCTGGATCGACCGCTGGGGAGGATTAACACCGGAGTTCGTGGTGCGAACCGGATTGAATGCGGCTCGCCGCGGATGCCGTGTTTCCGTCCCAGCCGTTCGTTATCAAGTCATGACATTCCTGCCACGACTGCTCCCGCGCCGGCTGTTGACAACAATCTCC
The genomic region above belongs to Rubinisphaera margarita and contains:
- a CDS encoding SDR family NAD(P)-dependent oxidoreductase, with the protein product MKTFDFKDRWALVTGASSGIGAEFARQLAANGTHLILTARRESALAELAEKLRAEFGIDVVVIPADLSQFDSVPKLLDDIRGRGLTIDIVINNAGLGSVTAADQADPTRMLQIVDVNVRALTELSYACLPDMMNRGTGLILNVASIVSFQPVTYMAVYAASKAYVLHLSEALAEEAAGSGVRVTALCPGTTKTEFFDSAGADGWIDRWGGLTPEFVVRTGLNAARRGCRVSVPAVRYQVMTFLPRLLPRRLLTTISKRLFRSTISEKQAQK